A single region of the Garra rufa chromosome 6, GarRuf1.0, whole genome shotgun sequence genome encodes:
- the calhm1b gene encoding calcium homeostasis modulator 1: MDKFRMMAQILQSNQESFMNGICGIMALASAQLYTSFEFNCPCIPEYNYSYGISMLVIPPIWFFLLGFVLNNNVSMLAEEWKRPVGERRKDPAVMRYMCVSISQRSLIAPAVWISVTLMDGKSFLCAYSMDLDMSEFGKNVSGHGLSQEELLRTLAKIPCKHIYDGQHILSREAASRYIRCISQAFGWLFLLIITITAFLIRAIRPCFTQAAFLKTKYWSHYVDTERKMFDETCTEHAKSFAKVCIKQYFEGISGEIQSFHDHSHGDDSDDDDEKPASDEDKLMGVRRKDTMNKVLWDWHMCKPPLSVRKSGNASTGQNGDCSTNANKNQDGNVSDKTDLNEGQNGFKCGYVNPGLDFGQSDLGKGYENASFSIEQNGFKNKHSNASTSQNGFVNGGVSSPYNTQRKAWAVYYTKV; encoded by the exons ATGGATAAGTTTCGTATGATGGCCCAGATCCTCCAATCCAACCAGGAGTCTTTTATGAATGGTATTTGTGGCATCATGGCCCTGGCGAGTGCCCAGCTCTATACATCTTTTGAATTCAACTGTCCCTGTATCCCTGAATACAACTACTCATATGGGATCAGCATGCTAGTTATTCCACCTATATGGTTCTTCCTTTTGGGTTTTGTACTGAACAACAATGTCTCAATGCTGGCGGAGGAATGGAAACGGCCAGTGGGAGAGAGGAGGAAGGACCCAGCGGTCATGCGCTACATGTGTGTGTCCATTTCGCAGCGATCGCTCATCGCGCCTGCCGTTTGGATCTCAGTGACTCTAATGGATGGTAAAAGCTTCCTGTGTGCCTACAGTATGGACCTGGACATGTCCGAATTTGGCAAGAATGTAAGCGGACACGGACTGTCTCAGGAGGAACTCTTACGAACACTGGCCAAAATACCATGCAAGCACATATATGATGGCCAGCACATCCTATCGAGAGAGGCCGCCAGCAGATACATACGCTGTATTTCACAG GCTTTTGGATGGTTGTTCTTGTTGATCATCACAATCACTGCATTTCTGATCAGAGCCATTCGTCCCTGCTTCACTCAGGCTGCCTTTCTCAAAACCAAATACTGGTCCCACTACGTAGACACAGAGCGCAAGATGTTTGATGAGACTTGCACAGAACATGCCAAAAGTTTCGCCAAGGTCTGCATCAAGCAATACTTTGAGGGTATTAGCGGAGAGATTCAAAGTTTCCACGATCATTCACATGGAGATGATAGTGACGACGATGATGAAAAACCTGCTTCAGACGAAGACAAACTGATGGGCGTTCGTCGTAAGGACACCATGAACAAGGTGCTGTGGGACTGGCACATGTGCAAACCTCCACTGAGTGTAAGAAAGTCTGGAAATGCTAGCACTGGACAAAATGGCGATTGTAGCACGAATGCTAACAAAAATCAAGATGGAAATGTCAGTGATAAAACAGACCTTAATGAGGGCCAAAATGGCTTTAAATGCGGTTATGTGAATCCTGGCCTTGATTTTGGCCAAAGCGATTTGGGCAAGGGATATGAGAATGCTAGCTTTAGCATTGAACAAAATGGTTTTAAGAATAAACACAGCAATGCTAGCACGAGCCAAAATGGATTTGTGAATGGTGGTGTCTCTTCTCCATACAATACTCAAAGGAAAGCATGGGCAGTGTATTATACCAAGGTTTGA
- the LOC141337297 gene encoding inositol 1,4,5-trisphosphate receptor-interacting protein, which yields MVISLILSKDPNVFHDQEDDITVSMQDHENFLLEEGAKLEQGAHDVAMELPHSNQEQSQSHRRVPRGEGDLSDVQQIMPNVKTMVWHEEQMSSVGEQNYFRQKAFAPDDQEILDIEMDKRTLHTSKESLTHEHVNVDQNVSQGDAAQPEKPQAGRTEPQADQGLLIDQKIPPSNQRLTTVTQGKQNSDQENTYSWYLWRTLSLISLFRILKFLKKRSKPQKKTLRCLNVSQVSDFDFRTLTSFHNQCVLVPPNHSWQTCEFVEGFVNDLLEAMKTTGVGMKIEDFVGVGSLYEQWASRKGIVCDIHVPIVPPEPYGFEFELLKESRSSTVQYFCRVKMVKVNTSSTACPCSNSNPDDDTLCLLHPDKKDQTNENYIIDHLCQDNSLYLAKTHVVKWFKTAVRKAWDEISHKYEFELIFRSRENPGSLKVRFRSGRVIFFNLTPVVRFKDSEVHLIPYSAVFSDTHWPVCFARYENALLQHITKTLPDNACHIHCLQILSFLHKHQTGLTGPCGLTSYHLKNALLHLLVNKPPSWDPEQMGCRLNDLLNFLQQKLKAQSLNHALAGNPLIPSEIGFPEEFRMGKPVNLFLPLLSNQELYFNTNKHLLEMIRNIPVLIYEYGSMRNVS from the coding sequence ATGGTCATCAGTCTAATTCTGTCAAAGGATCCCAATGTCTTTCACGACCAAGAAGATGATATCACTGTGAGCATGCAAGACCATGAGAACTTTCTACTGGAGGAGGGGGCAAAGCTAGAACAAGGGGCACATGATGTTGCCATGGAGCTGCCACATTCAAATCAGGAACAGTCACAAAGTCATCGCAGGGTGCCGAGAGGAGAGGGGGACCTGTCAGATGTTCAACAAATTATGCCAAATGTCAAGACCATGGTGTGGCACGAGGAGCAAATGTCCTCAGTGGGAGAGCAAAATTACTTCCGCCAAAAGGCATTTGCACCAGATGACCAGGAAATATTAGATATTGAGATGGACAAACGGACATTGCATACGTCAAAAGAAAGCCTAACACATGAGCATGTCAACGTGGACCAGAATGTCTCTCAGGGGGATGCGGCTCAGCCGGAAAAGCCACAAGCTGGCCGAACTGAACCCCAAGCTGATCAGGGATTACTCATCGACCAAAAAATACCACCTTCAAATCAAAGACTGACAACGGTAACGCAAGGAAAACAAAATAGTGACCAAGAGAACACCTACAGTTGGTACCTTTGGAGAACACTCTCCTTGATTTCATTGTTTCGTATTTTGAAGTTCCTCAAAAAGCGTTCCAAACCACAAAAAAAGACGCTGAGATGCTTGAATGTCTCTCAAGTTTCAGATTTTGATTTCAGGACCTTAACTAGCTTCCATAACCAGTGTGTTCTGGTTCCACCCAATCACAGTTGGCAAACGTGTGAGTTTGTAGAGGGTTTTGTGAACGATCTGCTGGAAGCTATGAAAACTACAGGTGTAGGCATGAAGATTGAGGACTTTGTTGGAGTCGGCAGCTTATACGAGCAATGGGCTTCTAGAAAGGGCATCGTGTGTGACATACATGTACCCATCGTCCCTCCAGAGCCGTATGGCTTTGAGTTTGAGCTTTTGAAAGAAAGTAGAAGTTCTACAGTCCAGTACTTTTGCAGAGTCAAGATGGTCAAAGTCAACACCAGTTCAACCGCCTGCCCTTGCAGCAACTCCAACCCAGATGATGATACATTGTGTCTCCTCCATCCAGATAAAAAAGATCAAACTAACGAAAATTACATTATTGACCATCTGTGCCAAGACAACAGCTTGTATCTTGCTAAAACACATGTTGTGAAGTGGTTTAAGACAGCCGTTAGAAAAGCTTGGGATGAGATCAGCCACAAGTACGAGTTTGAGCTAATATTCCGGAGTAGGGAAAACCCTGGAAGTCTCAAAGTCCGTTTCAGGTCAGGTCGGGTCATTTTCTTCAACCTCACACCTGTGGTCAGGTTTAAAGACTCTGAGGTACATCTTATCCCATATTCCGCAGTATTCTCGGATACTCATTGGCCTGTATGTTTTGCACGCTACGAAAATGCCCTTCTTCAGCACATAACTAAAACGCTTCCAGACAATGCATGCCATATTCATTGCCTACAGATTCTTTCCTTCCTACACAAGCACCAAACCGGCCTGACTGGACCTTGCGGGCTAACAAGCTACCACTTGAAGAACGCGTTGTTACATCTTCTGGTCAACAAACCCCCATCTTGGGACCCTGAGCAGATGGGTTGCAGACTTAATGATCTGCTGAATTTTCTACAGCAGAAACTCAAAGCTCAATCACTCAACCACGCTCTGGCTGGGAACCCTCTCATTCCTAGTGAAATTGGATTTCCTGAAGAGTTCAGAATGGGAAAACCTGTTAACTTGTTTCTGCCATTACTTTCAAATCAAGAGTTGTACTTTAACACAAACAAACACTTACTGGAGATGATTAGAAACATCCCAGTGCTAATATATGAATATGGATCAATGAGAAATGTTTCATAG
- the zp3c gene encoding zona pellucida sperm-binding protein 3 produces the protein MKHRNGHTKQRRMWLNWLLIIILNISRLVDSFSFDSDDLDLEEDWESMISLTQVDDDGDDDIEVFQQQFRAAAENETKQPLPLKLPESVRIPASQLYKPLFKPQKGSRPVPPLVRSILLPAVSPKVVKGGSASKKVEVFCFLDRVYVRVLKSLFNKHTAWKYLKLGTCAANKASATHYYFLYPLTRCGMKRGEDANYIMYTNTLYFKPVVTGLIVRELPFTIPIRCTYTKFHRSYQVGYLPKLAGGTFIKNLQAQAQAPTITAMDASWKLLAAGQSFAIGQPVCFEAKGQSSVTGQRLYLNSCFVSTSNPESTDLYYVVENYGCLVDSKNSALTKFYTTDSKMTAKFCVAAFLFKNMVSVPQPKKTLYMHCELEFRPETPTPSAKSCTYNAKTKKWTELYGPSSVCNCCATTCPAPPVASGKSITSKSWDLKLGQEPTKTVPEFSVADHDDFEMFWESDDY, from the exons ATGAAGCACAGAAACGGTCACACGAAACAACGGAGGATGTGGCTGAACTGGCTTCTGATTATTATTCTCAATATTAGTCGTTTAGTTGACTCTTTTTCTTTTGATTCCGATGACCTTGATCTAGAAGAAGATTGGGAGTCAATGATAAGTTTAACACAAGtagatgatgatggtgatgatgacaTTGAGGTGTTTCAACAGCAATTTAGAGCGGCCGCTGAAAACGAGACGAAGCAGCCTCTGCCGCTAAAACTACCAGAGTCGGTACGAATACCAGCATCTCAGCTGTATAAACCCCTTTTCAAACCGCAGAAGGGCAGTCGGCCGGTTCCTCCGCTGGTCCGGTCAATACTTCTGCCCGCAGTTTCTCCGAAAGTTGTAAAAGGCGGCTCTGCTTCGAAGAAGGTGGAGGTGTTCTGTTTCTTGGATCGGGTGTATGTGAGAGTCCTGAAAAGTTTGTTTAACAAACACACAGCGTGGAAATATCTGAAACTCGGAACCTGTGCTGCCAATAAAGCCTCGGCTACTCACTATTATTTTTTGTATCCTCTGACAAGATGTGGCATGAAACGAGGG GAGGACGCCAACTATATTATGTACACGAATACGCTCTACTTTAAACCAGTCGTCACCGGGCTGATTGTGAGGGAACTGCCGTTTACTATACCTATTCGATGTACCTACACAAA GTTCCATCGCTCTTATCAGGTTGGATACTTACCCAAGTTAGCAGGTGGAACTTTTATCAAGAACCTACAAGCTCAAGCACAAGCGCCTACAATTACTGCAATGGATG catcatggaAGTTGCTTGCTGCTGGTCAGAGCTTTGCCATTGGCCAACCTGTATGCTTCGAAGCCAAAGGCCAGAGCAGTGTTACAGGCCAGCGGCTGTACCTAAACAGTTGTTTTGTCAGTACTTCAAACCCTGAGTCGACGGACTTGTATTATGTGGTGGAGAATTATGG ATGCCTTGTGGACAGTAAAAACAGCGCTCTGACAAAGTTTTACACCACTGATAGCAAGATGACTGCAAAATTTTGTGTGGCAGCTTTTCTGTTTAAAAACATGGTTTCTGTGCCACAACCCAAGAAG ACCCTGTATATGCATTGTGAGTTGGAATTCCGACCAGAGACTCCAACACCAAGTGCCAAGTCATGCACATATAATGCAAAAACCAAGAA GTGGACTGAGCTGTATGGTCCTTCATCTGTCTGTAACTGCTGTGCAACTACATGTCCTGCTCCTCCAGTTGCGTCTG GCAAGTCGATCACCAGTAAGTCCTGGGACTTAAAGTTGGGTCAGGAACCCACAAAGACCGTACCAGAGTTCTCTGTAGCTGACCACGATGACTTTGAAATGTTCTGGGAATCAGATGATTACTAA
- the LOC141336830 gene encoding uncharacterized protein, translated as MLCYWGAQVREGFGLVPPDQVKHGNSGIRSMWPTSKIQDMSAGRSFLGFIQDGKVLVLRLRSEDCDRLIELDNDRIRRIVCGGDGAVLLSDSGTVLIMDKSTVCKPLKGLDNRQVIQIACGDHHSMALTNDGQLFVWGENSHGQLGLRKDHPGSLSAQHVESLSGIPVAQISAGGDHSFVLSLSGVVFGWGKNSAGQLGLGDTTDRHVPTVVNSLHWKKTVSISCGEEHTATLSKGGTVFTFGSGGSGQLGHKSFQDEHYPRVVAELWGSEVSEVTCGRRHTLVSVASSKLIYSFGCGVQGQLGNREMPTQSVPFPVDLPTEYNHEYTIEKLIAGENHSIALFFKELECKAKSNPCKGVLVLNDIMIDRWLAGTDSWPTIKQEINTVFSSAASLNGSFLKTSCDGHYQTSEEHCGLDFDLVKTSFAKISENKSLITEVVKVVQLTLLPSLNANPTGVESLRVYLLLPELIRHLKKQKIELTEALASKILQLNPDARKVLEKYWSKLPDDWLKSLMKLFHKESAELIGQISSDEMGYDLTRRLRKFLKILQIIYQVCCSANRDITKRDLIIHEINDLLVTLEITLSQLGLLFLWSAFPDSWEDMVKLKDYCFETVNILVKFPFVADSVSKQRMLSYLQGQLLYSFPERDKMALHGNILHINRDSALTDTLTYLRQQTHSFCNLFKVVFIGENGIDMRGLSAEFFSLIFESLLKWDKKVLVVHERSLVWFNPDNTQDTRDFYYLGVICGMALFNHHYISIDFPLALYKKLLKLSPTLNDLEELSPVEARNLKNLLEEDEDEVVDLFSSDFTVKGKKLIPNGDQIPVTKANRQKYVDLYVDFVFNKSVKKQFKHFSEGFSTGCPLNGWSMFHPEELQELLQGSPKYDWNELQQCASYESCSASDELIKNFWTVFFELSEENKKKFLMFLYGTYRVPLGGFSDRPLKIRQVDCPDAEDRSPESQTCFDRLIIPKYRDINTLRDKLINAITNCKVFGRAFETLAVQEEDRRTLLESSHALAVNMLCYWGAQIKEGFGLVKPDQVKKGNSGIRSMCPKLKVQDLSSGRSFIGFIRDGKVSVLSSDGKLKQPQLKNDRIRRIVCGGASAVLLSDSGTVLIMDKSTVCKPLKGLDNRQVIQITCGDHHSMALTNDGQLLVWGENSHGQLGLRKDHPTSPSAQHVESLSGIPVAQISAGGDHSFVLSLSGVVFGWGKNSAGQLGLGDTTDRHVPTVVNSLNRKKTVSISCGGEHTATLSKGGTVFTFGSGGSGQLGHNSFEDEHYPRVVAELWGSEVSQVTCGRHHTLVSVASSKLIYSFGCEIQGQLGNGEIIKQSVPFPVNLPTEYNHEYTMDKLIAGENHSFALFFKELESKAKSNPSKEGLTLNDRMIDRWLAGTDSWATINKEINTVFSSAVSLNRRFLKMSCDEHYQTSEDHCGLDFDLVKASFAKLSESKNLILEVVKVVQQMLRSLNPNPSGVESLRVYLLLPELIRHLKKQQRTELTEELASKILQLNPDARKVLEKYWSKLPDDWLKSLVKLFRRASAKLIGQISQGEMGHDLTKRLKRFLKILQMIYQVPFLNSRSKMYFNLSLYNRFLYFVVKVCFTANRDISKRDFIIHEINDLLDTLKATLEDLILRFLQSALMDDCQDIQKLKDYYFEMIAILVKFPFAADTASKQRMFFYLRCRLFAFRNMFLNGNMLQINRESVWMDTFAYLRQKKHKFCNPLQVKFIGEIGVDMRGLSAEFFSLLSQSLLKWEKKVLEVHESSLVWFNPDGTQDNRDFYYLGVICGMALYNGHYMNLDFPLALYKKLLKLSPTLNDLEELSPVEARSLKSLLEEDEDEVVDMFCLDFMIKGKKLIPNGDQIQVTKANRQKYVDLYIDFVFNKSVKKQFKHFLRGFSKGCPLDAWSMFHPEELQELLHGSPKYEWSELQQCASYEKCSASDELIKNFWVVFFELSEENKRKFLMFLYGTDRVPVGGFSKRSLRIFQSDHPDAEDRLPEAQTCFGRLILPKYSDINTLHDKLIHAISFCEVFGRG; from the exons ATGTTGTGTTATTGGGGAGCGCAGGTCAGAGAGGGTTTCGGGCTGGTACCGCCTGACCAAGTCAAACATGGCAATTCTGGTATACGATCCATGTGGCCGACATCAAAAATTCAGGACATGTCAGCTGGAAGGAGTTTTCTTGGATTCATCCAGGATGGGAAGGTCTTGGTCCTGAGATTGCGCAGTGAAGACTGTGATCGTCTTATAg AGCTAGATAATGACAGAATCAGACGGATTGTCTGTGGAGGAGATGGTGCGGTTCTACTTTCTGATTCAGGAACAGTTCTCATTATGGACAAATCTACTGTTTGCAA GCCTCTCAAAGGTCTGGATAACAGGCAGGTGATTCAGATCGCATGTGGAGACCATCATTCAATGGCGCTAACCAACG ATGGTCAGTTGTTCGTATGGGGCGAGAACTCTCATGGTCAGCTGGGATTGAGGAAAGATCATCCCGGTTCTCTGTCTGCTCAACATGTTGAGAGTCTGAGTGGGATCCCAGTGGCTCAGATCAGCGCTGGAGGAGACCACAGCTTTGTGTTGTCTCTCTCTGGAGTCGTGTTTGGATGGGGAAAGAACTCTGCTGGACAGCTGGGCCTCGGAGACACTACAG ACAGACACGTCCCAACGGTTGTAAATAGTCTTCACTGGAAAAAAACCGTGTCCATCTCATGTGGAGAGGAACACACTGCTACTTTGTCAAAG GGTGGCACGGTATTCACATTTGGATCGGGGGGTTCTGGTCAGCTTGGGCACAAATCATTTCAAGATGAACATTATCCGCGGGTGGTTGCTGAACTGTGGGGATCTGAAGTGTCAGAGGTCACATGTGGGAG ACGTCACACACTCGTATCAGTCGCATCGTCAAAGCTGATCTACTCATTTGGATGTGGGGTACAAGGGCAGCTGGGAAACAGAGAAATGCCCACACAATCTGTGCCTTTCCCTGTGGATCTGCCAACTG AATATAATCATGAATATACAATTGAAAAACTCATCGCTGGGGAGAATCATTCCATTGCCTTGTTTTTCAAA GAACTTGAATGTAAGGCCAAATCCAATCCATGCAAAGGAGTTTTGGTATTAAATGACATAATGATTGACCGATGGCTGGCTGGAACTGATTCATGGCCAACAATAAAGCA AGAAATAAACACAGTGTTCTCATCCGCTGCCTCTCTGAATGGAAGTTTTCTCAAAACCAG TTGTGATGGACATTATCAGACATCTGAAGAACATTGTGGTTTGGATTTCGATCTGGTTAAAACATCCTTTGCAAAGATATCAGAGAATAAAAGCTTGATAACAGAG GTAGTGAAGGTGGTTCAACTGACATTGCTGCCATCTCTGAATGCAAATCCAACTGGTGTGGAGTCACTGAGAGTTTATCTTCTCCTGCCTGAGCTCATCAGAcatctcaaaaaacaaaaaatcgaaCTCACTGAAGCTCTGGCCTCCAAAATCCTTCAGCTGAATCCTGATGCTCGCAAGGTGTTAG AGAAGTACTGGTCCAAACTCCCAGATGATTGGCTCAAAAGCCTGATGAAGTTATTTCACAAGGAGTCTGCTGAGCTGATTGGCCAGATTTCTAGTGATGAAATGGGCTATGACTTAACTAGACGCCTGAGGAAGTTTTTGAAGATCCTTCAAATTATCTATCAG GTCTGCTGCAGTGCCAACAGAGATATCACAAAGAGGGATTTAATCATCCATGAGATCAATGATCTACTAGTTACG CTGGAAATCACCTTGAGCCAACTGGGTTTGCTGTTTTTGTGGTCTGCTTTTCCTGACAGTTGGGAGGATATGGTGAAATTGAAAGATTACTGTTTT GAAACTGTTAACATATTGGTCAAGTTCCCTTTTGTGGCGGATAGTGTATCTAAACAGAGAATGCTTAGT TACTTGCAGGGGCAACTTCTATACAGCTTTCCAGAGAGAGACAAGATGGCTTTACATGGCAACATATTGCACATAAATAGGGATTCAGCGTTGACAGACACACTTACATATCTCAGACAACAAACCCACTCATTTTGTAATCTATTtaag GTGGTGTTCATTGGGGAGAACGGAATAGATATGAGGGGCTTATCAGCAGAGTTCTTCTCTCTAATTTTTGAGTCTCTTCTGAAATGGGACAAGAAGGTGCTGGTGGTCCATGAGAGGTCACTGGTTTGGTTCAATCCTGAT AACACGCAAGATACTAGAGATTTTTATTATCTTGGCGTTATTTGTGGAATGGCGCTCTTCAACCATCATTATATAAGCATTGACTTCCCACTGGCCTTGTACAAGAAACTCCTCAAGCTGAGTCCCACGCTGAATGATCTGGAGGAACTGTCTCCAGTGGAGGCCAG AAATTTGAAAAACCTTCTTGAGGAGGATGAGGACGAAGTAGTGGATTTGTTCAGTTCTGATTTCACG GTCAAAGGAAAAAAGCTCATTCCAAACGGAGATCAAATTCCAGTGACCAAGGCTAATAG ACAGAAGTATGTGGATTTGTACGTCGACTTTGTTTTCAACAAGTCAGTAAAGAAACAGTTCAAGCATTTTTCGGAGGGTTTCTCTACGGGCTGCCCGCTCAATGGCTGGAGCATGTTTCACCCTGAGGAACTCCAGGAGCTTCTCCAAGGCTCCCCTAAGTACGATTGGAATGAGCTTCAGCAG TGTGCTTCCTATGAAAGCTGTTCTGCCTCTGATGAGCTCATCAAGAACTTCTGGACTGTTTTCTTCGAGCTCTCTGAAGAGAACAAGAAGAAGTTTCTGA tGTTCCTGTATGGAACCTATCGTGTACCTCTGGGAGGTTTCTCGGATCGCCCTCTGAAGATTCGACAGGTAGACTGTCCTGATGCTGAAGACCGCTCACCAGAGTCCCAGACCTGTTTTGACAGATTAATTATTCCCAAATACAGGGATATCAACACACTTCGTGACAAGCTAATAAATGCAATCACCAATTGTAAGGTTTTTGGACGAGC GTTTGAGACATTAGCAG TCCAGGAAGAAGACAGACGCACGCTGCTGGAGTCGTCTCATGCATTAGCTGTAAACATGTTGTGTTATTGGGGAGCTCAGATCAAAGAGGGCTTCGGGCTGGTAAAGCCCGACCAAGTCAAAAAAGGCAATTCTGGTATACGATCCATGTGTCCGAAATTAAAAGTTCAGGATTTGTCATCTGGACGAAGCTTTATTGGATTCATCCGCGATGGGAAGGTCTCGGTCCTGAGCAGTGATGGAAAACTAA AGCAACCACAGCTAAAGAATGACAGAATCAGACGGATTGTCTGTGGAGGAGCTAGTGCGGTTTTACTTTCTGATTCAGGAACAGTGCTCATTATGGACAAATCTACTGTTTGCAA GCCTCTCAAAGGTCTGGATAACAGGCAGGTGATTCAGATTACATGTGGAGACCATCATTCAATGGCACTAACTAATG ATGGTCAGTTGTTGGTATGGGGTGAGAACTCTCATGGTCAGCTGGGATTGAGGAAAGATCATCCGACCTCTCCGTCTGCTCAACATGTTGAGAGTCTGAGTGGGATCCCAGTGGCTCAGATCAGCGCTGGAGGAGACCACAGCTTTGTGTTGTCTCTCTCTGGAGTCGTGTTTGGATGGGGAAAGAACTCTGCTGGACAGCTGGGCCTCGGAGACACTACAG ACAGACACGTCCCAACGGTTGTAAACAGTCTGAACCGGAAGAAAACTGTGTCCATCTCATGTGGAGGAGAACACACGGCCACTTTATCAAAG GGCGGCACAGTGTTCACATTTGGATCAGGAGGTTCTGGTCAGCTTGGGCACAACTCATTTGAAGATGAACATTATCCGCGGGTGGTTGCTGAACTGTGGGGATCTGAAGTGTCACAGGTCACATGTGGGAG ACATCACACACTCGTATCAGTCGCATCTTCAAAGCTGATCTACTCATTTGGATGTGAGATACAAGGGCAGCTGGGAAACGGAGAAATTATCAAGCAGTCTGTGCCTTTTCCTGTGAATCTGCCAACTG AATATAATCACGAATATACGATGGATAAACTCATCGCTGGGGAGAATCATTCCTTCGCCTTGTTTTTCAAA GAACTTGAAAGTAAGGCCAAATCCAATCCAAGCAAAGAGGGTTTGACATTAAATGACAGAATGATTGACCGATGGCTGGCTGGAACTGATTCTTGGGCAACAATAAATAA GGAAATAAACACAGTGTTCTCCTCTGCGGTCTCTCTGAATAGACGTTTCCTCAAAATGAG TTGTGATGAACATTATCAGACGTCTGAGGATCATTGTGGGTTGGATTTTGATCTGGTTAAAGCATCCTTTGCAAAGTTATCAGAGAGTAAAAACTTGATATTAGAG GTAGTTAAGGTGGTTCAGCAGATGTTGCGATCTCTGAATCCAAATCCAAGTGGTGTGGAATCGCTGAGAGTTTATCTTCTCCTGCCTGAGCTCATCAGACATCTCAAGAAACAACAAAGAACTGAACTCACTGAAGAACTGGCCTCCAAAATCCTTCAGCTGAATCCTGATGCTCGCAAGGTGTTAG AGAAGTACTGGTCCAAATTGCCAGATGATTGGCTCAAAAGCCTGGTGAAGTTATTTCGCAGAGCATCCGCAAAGCTGATTGGCCAGATTTCTCAGGGCGAAATGGGGCATGACTTAACTAAACGCTTGAAGAGGTTTTTGAAGATCCTTCAGATGATCTATCAGGTGCCTTTTTTAAACTCTAGATCAAAGATGTATTTTAATCTATCATTGTATAATAGATTTTTATACTTTGTTGTGAAGGTATGCTTCACTGCCAACAGAGACATCTCAAAGAGGGATTTCATCATTCATGAGATCAATGATTTATTAGATACA CTGAAAGCCACCTTGGAAGACCTGATTTTGCGGTTTTTGCAGTCTGCTCTTATGGATGATTGCCAGGATATACAGAAATTAAAAGATTACTACTTT GAAATGATTGCCATATTGGTCAAGTTCCCTTTTGCAGCTGACACTGCATCTAAACAGAGAATGTTTTTT TACTTGCGGTGCCGACTCTTCGCATTCAGGAACATGTTTTTAAATGGCAACATGTTGCAGATAAACAGGGAGTCAGTGTGGATGGACACATTTGCGTATCTCagacaaaaaaaacacaaattttgcAATCCACTGCAG GTGAAGTTCATTGGGGAGATTGGAGTAGATATGAGGGGCTTATCGGCAGAATTCTTCTCTCTCCTTTCTCAGTCTCTTCTGAAATGGGAGAAAAAGGTGCTGGAAGTCCATGAGAGTTCACTGGTTTGGTTCAATCCTGAT GGCACGCAAGATAATAGAGATTTTTACTATCTTGGCGTTATCTGTGGAATGGCACTCTACAACGGTCATTATATGAATCTTGACTTCCCACTGGCCTTGTACAAAAAACTCCTCAAGCTGAGTCCCACTCTGAATGATCTGGAGGAACTGTCTCCAGTGGAGGCCAG AAGTCTGAAAAGCCTTCTTGAGGAAGACGAGGATGAAGTAGTGGATATGTTCTGTTTGGATTTCATG ATCAAAGGAAAAAAGCTCATTCCAAATGGAGATCAAATTCAAGTGACCAAAGCTAATAG aCAGAAGTATGTGGATTTGTACATCGACTTTGTTTTCAACAAGTCAGTGAAGAAACAGTTCAAGCATTTTCTAAGAGGTTTTTCTAAGGGGTGCCCGCTCGATGCCTGGAGCATGTTTCACCCTGAGGAACTCCAGGAGCTTCTCCACGGCTCCCCTAAGTACGAGTGGAGTGAGCTTCAGCAG TGTGCATCCTATGAAAAGTGCTCTGCCTCTGATGAGCTCATCAAGAACTTCTGGGTTGTTTTCTTTGAGCTCTCTGAAGAGAACAAAAGGAAATTTCTGA TGTTCTTGTATGGAACGGACCGCGTACCTGTGGGAGGTTTCTCAAAGCGCTCTCTGAGGATTTTCCAGTCAGACCATCCTGATGCAGAAGACCGTTTACCAGAGGCTCAGACCTGTTTTGGCAGATTAATTCTTCCCAAATACAGCGATATCAACACACTTCACGACAAGCTAATACATGCAATCAGCTTTTGTGAGGTTTTTGGACGAGGGTGA